CAGCCGGACGCGATCGCCGTGATCATCCGGGACCGCGAGGGCAAGTACCACGTCACCACCAACCACCACGCGGTGGGCGGCGGGGCCACGTGGGGGATGTTCTGGGGCCTGCTGTTCGGCATGCTCTTCTTCATCCCGGTGCTGGGCATGGCGGTCGGCGCCGGCCTCGGCGCGCTCACCGGCAAGATCGCCAAGAACGCGATCAACAAGGAGTTCCAGGAGCGGATCCGGGAGGAGCTGCAGCCGGGCACGTCGGCGCTGTTCCTGGTCGTCGAGTCGGTGACGCCGGACAAGGCGGTCGAGGCACTGAGTAAGTTCGGCGGCACGGTGCTGAAGTCCTCGCTGCCGAAGGAGACCGAGGAAGAGCTGCAGGACGCGCTGCACGGCGGCGGCGCCGGCAAGTAGGGTCCGGACCATGGAGAGTGGACGCCGCCCGGCCTGGCTGGGCGGCGTTTTCCGGGTCAGCGCCGAGCATCCGGGCCGGGACCTGGTGGCCGGGCTGGTGCTGACCACGCTGCTGGTGCCGCAGGGGATGGCGTACGCGGAGCTGGCCGGCCTGCCGGCCATCACCGGGCTCTACACCAGCATCCTGTGCCTGGTGGCGTACGCCCTGATCGGCCCCTCCAAGGTGCTGGTCCTCGGGCCGGACTCGTCGCTCGGGCCGATGATCGCCGCGGTGATCGTGCCGATCGTGGCCGCCTCCGGTGCCGATCCGGTGGCGCTGGCGTCGATGCTGGCGCTGATGGTCGGCGTGATGATGACCGTGGCGGCGGTCGCCAAGCTGGGCTTCGTCGCCGACCTGCTGGCCCACCCCACCCAGCTGGGCTACATGAACGGACTGGCCCTGACCATCCTGATCGGTCAGCTGCCGAAGCTGTTCGGGTTCTCGGTGGACGCCGACGGGCTGTTCGCGGAGGCGGGCGGCTTCGTCAGCGGGGTGGTGAACGGCGAGACGGTGCCGGCCGCGGTCACCCTGGGCGCCGGCGGGCTGCTGCTCATCCTGCTCCTGCGGCGCTACCTGCCGAAGGTGCCGGGCATCCTGGTCGTCGTGGTGGCCTCGATCGCCGCGGTGTCGCTGCTGGACCTCGACGTGGACGTGGTGGGCGCGCTGCCGCGCGGCTTCCCGCCGTTCACGCTGCCGCACGCGAGCTGGCACGACCTGGGTCTGCTGGCGGCCGGCGCGCTCGGCATCACCCTGGTCTCGGTGACCGACACCATCTCCACCGCGTCCGCCTTCGCCGCCCGCACCGACCAGGAGGTGCAGGGCAACCGGGAGATGCTCGGGATCGGCGCGGCCAACCTGAGCGCCGCCTTCTTCCAGGGCTTCCCGGTCAGCACCAGCGGCTCGCGGACCGCCGTGGCCTTCCAGGCCGGCGCCCGCAGCCAGCTCACCGGCCTGGTCGGCGCCGCCGCGATCACCCTGCTGCTGGTCCTCGCGCCCGGCCTGCTGAAGAACCTGCCGCAGCCGATCCTGGCCGCCGTGGTGATCGCCGCCTCGCTGTCGCTGGCCGACCTGCCGGGGATGCGCCGGTTGTGGAGGCAGCGCCGGGTCGAGTTCGCCCTCGCCGCGGCGGCCTTCTTGGGCGTCGCCCTGCTCGGCGTGCTGCCCGGCATCGCCGTCGCTGTCGGCCTGTCGGTGCTCAACGTGTTCCGCCGCCTGTGGTGGCCGTACCGGACCGTGCTGGGCCGGCCGGCCGGCGTGAACGGGTATCACGACGTGCGGTCCTTCCCGGACGCCGTGCGGGAGCCCGGGATGGTGATCTTCCGGTTCGACGCGCCGCTGATCTTCGCGAACGCGCGCACGTTCCGTGAGGAGGTCCGGGCCGCCGTCCGCGCCGAGCCGAAACCGCGGTACGTCGTGGTGGCCGCCGAGCCGATCACCGACGTCGACACCACCGCCGCGGACATGCTCGAGGAGCTCGACGAGGAACTGAACGAGGCCGGGATCTCACTGGTCTTCGCGGAGATGAAGTCACCGGTGCGGGAGAAGATCGACAGGTACAAGCTGACCCGGACGATCGATCCGGCGCACTTCTTCCCGACCGTCGAGGACGCGGTTTCAGCCCTGCGGGAGGATGCCCGCTGACCCGGCACCGCACAGCGTGACGGTATGAACGCAAGCGAGAACGCCGAGCAGCGACGCCTTCGGGACGCCGACACCGCCGCCGTGGACTGGCGGCACTGGGGGCCGTACCTCAGCGAACGGCAGTGGGGGACGGTCCGGGAGGACTACAGCCCGGGCGGGGACGCCTGGAACTACCTGACCCACGACCAGGCGCGATCCCGGGCGTACCGGTGGGGTGAGGACGGGATCGGCGGGTTCAGCGACGACCGGCAGCAGCTGTGCCTGGCGGTGGCGTTGTGGAACGGGCGCGATCCGATCCTCAAGGAACGGTTCTTCGGGTTGACCAACGCCGAGGGCAACCACGGCGAGGACGTCAAGGAGTACTACTTCTACGTCGACGGGACGCCGACGCACTCCTACATGCGGATGGTCTACAAGTACCCGCACCGGGAGTTCCCCTACAACGACCTGGTCGCCACCAACCGGGCGCGCGGGCGGGACGAGTTCGAGTACGAGCTGGTGGACACCGGGATCTTCGCCGAGGAGCGGTACTTCGACGTGGAGATCGAGTACGCCAAGGCCGGCCCGGAGGAGATCCTCACCCGGATCACCGTGCACAACCGCGGTCCGGAGCCGGCCGAGCTGCACGTGCTGCCGACCGTCTGGTTCCGCGCCACCGGCGGCCGGGGCCGGCTGGTCGCCGGCGAGGACGCGTCGGTGCAGGCCGACCACGAGCAGCTCGGCACCCGCTACTGGAGCTGCCTGGGCCAGCACTCCCTGCTGTTCACCGAGAACGCGGACGGGCGCAAGGACGCGTTCCACCGCTACCTGATCCAGGGCGAGAAGGAGGCGGTGAACACCGAGCCGGCCGGGACCAAGGCCGCGGCGGTGGTCACCGTGACGCTGCCGGCCGGCGGGACCTCCCGCGTACGCAGCATGCTGAGTGACCAACCGCGCACCGTGACCGAGGCGGAGTTCGACGCGGTCGTCGAGGCACGCCGCGCCGAGGCCGACCAGTTCTACGCCGCCCTGTTCGCGCCGGCGCTGAGCGAGCCGGAACGCCAGGTGGCCCGCCAGGCACTGGCCGGGATGCTGTGGAGCAAGCAGTACTTCGGCTACGACGTGGAACGCTGGCTGAAGGAGCACGGCAGGGACCCGCTCGGCGCGCCGGACATCCGCAACGGCGAGTGGTTCCACCTGGACGCGCACGACGTCATCTCGATGCCGGACACCTGGGAGTACCCCTGGTTCGCGGCCTGGGACCTGGCCTTCCACACCGTCGCGTTCGCCACCATCGACCTGGCGTTCGCGAAGAACCAGCTGGAACTGCTGCTCAGCCGGCGTTACCTGCACCCGAACGGGCAGATCCCGGCGTACGAGTGGAACTTCAGCGACGTCAACCCACCGGTGCACGCGTGGGCCACCTACCTGGTCTACGAGCTGGAGAAGGCGCGCACCGGCAGCGGCGACCGGGCCTGGCTGGAGCGCCAGTTCCACAAGCTGTCGAAGAACTTCACCTGGTGGGTGAACCGCAAGGACATCGACGGGCGCAACGTCTTCCAGGGCGGGTTCCTCGGCCTGGACAACATCGGGGTCTTCGACCGCAGTGCGCCGCTGCCCACCGGCGGCCACCTGGACCAGGCCGACGGGACCGCGTGGATGGCGCTGTACTGCCAGAACCTGCTCCAGATCGCGCTGGAACTGGCCACCGACGACCCGGTCTACGTGGAGGAGGCGCAGACGTACTTCGAGCACTTCGCCTGGATCGCGGCGGCGGTGAACAACGCCGGCGGCGGCGCCTCGATGTGGGACGACCAGGACGGCTTCTTCTACGACCTGCTGCGCGCGCCGGACGGGTCGGCGCAGCCGCTGCGGGTGCGGTCCATGGTCGGCCTGCTGCCGCTGGCCGCCGCCACCGTCTACGACCGGAGCGTGGTGGAACGCTATCCCGAGGTCATCGACGAGATGCGGCATTTCCTCGGGCGCAATCCCGGGGTGATGGCGACGCTGGCCGGCGGCCGGCGCGGGCAGCGACTGCTGTCGCT
This window of the Actinoplanes oblitus genome carries:
- a CDS encoding DUF1269 domain-containing protein, whose translation is MSTLVAIGYPDETTATAASLEADRLAKDLIIQPDAIAVIIRDREGKYHVTTNHHAVGGGATWGMFWGLLFGMLFFIPVLGMAVGAGLGALTGKIAKNAINKEFQERIREELQPGTSALFLVVESVTPDKAVEALSKFGGTVLKSSLPKETEEELQDALHGGGAGK
- a CDS encoding SulP family inorganic anion transporter, with product MESGRRPAWLGGVFRVSAEHPGRDLVAGLVLTTLLVPQGMAYAELAGLPAITGLYTSILCLVAYALIGPSKVLVLGPDSSLGPMIAAVIVPIVAASGADPVALASMLALMVGVMMTVAAVAKLGFVADLLAHPTQLGYMNGLALTILIGQLPKLFGFSVDADGLFAEAGGFVSGVVNGETVPAAVTLGAGGLLLILLLRRYLPKVPGILVVVVASIAAVSLLDLDVDVVGALPRGFPPFTLPHASWHDLGLLAAGALGITLVSVTDTISTASAFAARTDQEVQGNREMLGIGAANLSAAFFQGFPVSTSGSRTAVAFQAGARSQLTGLVGAAAITLLLVLAPGLLKNLPQPILAAVVIAASLSLADLPGMRRLWRQRRVEFALAAAAFLGVALLGVLPGIAVAVGLSVLNVFRRLWWPYRTVLGRPAGVNGYHDVRSFPDAVREPGMVIFRFDAPLIFANARTFREEVRAAVRAEPKPRYVVVAAEPITDVDTTAADMLEELDEELNEAGISLVFAEMKSPVREKIDRYKLTRTIDPAHFFPTVEDAVSALREDAR
- a CDS encoding MGH1-like glycoside hydrolase domain-containing protein produces the protein MNASENAEQRRLRDADTAAVDWRHWGPYLSERQWGTVREDYSPGGDAWNYLTHDQARSRAYRWGEDGIGGFSDDRQQLCLAVALWNGRDPILKERFFGLTNAEGNHGEDVKEYYFYVDGTPTHSYMRMVYKYPHREFPYNDLVATNRARGRDEFEYELVDTGIFAEERYFDVEIEYAKAGPEEILTRITVHNRGPEPAELHVLPTVWFRATGGRGRLVAGEDASVQADHEQLGTRYWSCLGQHSLLFTENADGRKDAFHRYLIQGEKEAVNTEPAGTKAAAVVTVTLPAGGTSRVRSMLSDQPRTVTEAEFDAVVEARRAEADQFYAALFAPALSEPERQVARQALAGMLWSKQYFGYDVERWLKEHGRDPLGAPDIRNGEWFHLDAHDVISMPDTWEYPWFAAWDLAFHTVAFATIDLAFAKNQLELLLSRRYLHPNGQIPAYEWNFSDVNPPVHAWATYLVYELEKARTGSGDRAWLERQFHKLSKNFTWWVNRKDIDGRNVFQGGFLGLDNIGVFDRSAPLPTGGHLDQADGTAWMALYCQNLLQIALELATDDPVYVEEAQTYFEHFAWIAAAVNNAGGGASMWDDQDGFFYDLLRAPDGSAQPLRVRSMVGLLPLAAATVYDRSVVERYPEVIDEMRHFLGRNPGVMATLAGGRRGQRLLSLFDEEKLRRILARMLDEDEFLSPYGIRALSRHHAEHPFEFDAGGQVYRVTYQPAESDTGMFGGNSNWRGPIWFPMNALMIRALLNLYGSYGDEFTVECPTGSGVRMTLFEVAREISDRLTRIFLPDADGHRPCYGGQGMFAGEHWRDLLLFSEYFHGDNGAGIGAAHQTGWTGLVAVFPNLFAGLTGQDLLDNGMTGIFQKVQQREER